The Gossypium hirsutum isolate 1008001.06 chromosome D06, Gossypium_hirsutum_v2.1, whole genome shotgun sequence genome contains the following window.
aaaaaaatctgtGCATATAAACCTATTTTTAAGTATGTAATTGATATATATTTGGGAGTAAAAATTATactataaatatatgaaaaatattgaaatataccAACACAGATAAGCATGTAGAATAAGAATAATGCAACCTATACCAATATTAAATAAGAGATATAATTGTACCATATAGATATGCATCCAACACAAGTGTATCATCAGACAAAAGAAAAATCACAGTAATAGAAAATTACAACGAGATCGTTGATTAAGTTCACAATGGCTTCGATCACAGAAATTTGAGGAATGCCATAACCTTCAACTTTGGCTGAAACATTGAAGAACAATCCCCCAAagaggaagaaaataaaaaagaatcaagaatatgaaataatcaaatcaattttctttgttgttttgatCCATCTTTCAcctaataattcaataatatattgaAATAAGTTAAGACTAAAGCAAATGAGCAAATGAATCCTTTCTTCTTATGCCACCATCTGCTCTTGTTGTTCTATGTACATTTGCTCCACCCACGATGGCAAAGTTGCAGTTCCCATCGGAGTAGCATCTTTCACGAGGGAATGAACCCAGGACACATCTGGCTCTTCCATATTGGATGCCATCATGTCTGTTGCTCTCGCAGCAGGGTGGTTGTTTCTAAACCCGAACGAAGCGGATTTCCTAAGCTTGTTTAGCTCATCTCCTTGAATACCCCAGTCCAGTTTCCCATTAGGAGAGCTCCAATCCGAATTGTTTGAAGACATTGTGGTTGTGGGATTAGCAGATGTGGCAAGTCCGGCACTGTTGGTCACTGCTCCACGGTCTATGAAACTCTGGCTCCGTTTTGCAAATGCTGAAGACCGGGAATTCATTACTGCTGCAGCCACTGCAGCCGATGAGTCATAACCGAATGCCGAGGGCTTCCTCACAGGGGATGATGTAAGGTTTGTTGGGTAGCCTGAACGTAGTTGGTTCAAGTTCTGGCGTATTTGAAGTCCAGTTGGAGATTGCAACTGGGCTTGTATTCCGGATTTTATAGACAGTCCCTTCAACGGAGACAGCAGGGAAGGATCGAGAGATCCAAATGCATCATCGAGATTACTAGGCTTCAAATCCCCGAGACGACCATATTCCTTACTCCAGCAAGATGGGGAGGAGAGACTCGATATCTCATCTATCAACTGTTGTTGCTGCAATTGATTTTCAAGCTCGAGTAACTCCATTTCCAAATCGAAATCTCGGGCACTAAAAGTAGTCTTCAAGCGGCTACCAGGTAGCTGCAATGCAGGTGGGGTGAGGTTAAAGTTGTTCTGCCACAAGCCTCCAGTCTTTGGTGATGAAGAGGTTGCCAGAGGAGACATGGGTGGCGTTGAAGTCGTCGGCATCGGCAAAGATGAAGAACCGAGTGCTAGAGGACTCAAAGTTGTCATGTCTACTGCATTCATTGCAGCAGACCTCGGAGAAGGCATCGCTGATCCAGTGGAAGCATAAACGGGACGTAATTCTTCAGGTTTGTGAGCAAAGAAACAAACTTTACGAGCGCAACCAGTCTCATCTTTGCAAGGCCGAGTCCGGTACTGAGCAGGATGAAGCCAGGATTCGAACACACCATGAGCATATTCACAAGCATCACCCTTAGGACAAGCCCCCCTTCGGAACTCAGGGCATGGCACACAACTATAAGGGTACTTCCTTGGGTCCCTTCTCCTCGCATTCTCACCAGGATGAACAAAAGGGCACTCAGTCCAATCATGGGAGTATGCCCTCGAGCAAGGCTTCACCTTAAACGTATACATCCGGAAGTCATCGGTTCCATATATCCTGTTGTTGATATCAGGCAGTGATACATCCATAGGATATTCTCTCTTCTCAGACCCCTCTTTTGGCAACTGAGGCATCGTTGtcttatcagattcttcttccCCGTAAAGAACATCATCGCCATTCAGTAACAATTCAATCACCTTTCTTCTGTAATTGCTCGAAGATTTTAAACCCGGCACAATCAGATCAACAGGTTTGTTCCCATTAGCATCTACACAATTCACATCGGCAGATGCATCAAGCAACAGCTTGACAATCTCAACCGAAGAATCTGCACCACCAGCAACAGCGCAATGAAGGGCAGTAACCCCATCACTGCCACAAGCTCTATTCACATCAATCTTGCCACTTCCAATGATGTATTTCAAAATTTCGATGCTACCAAAAATGGCTGCGATCATCAAAGGCGTCCTCTCTTCAAATCCCATCTTTCTCAACCCTATTCTCCGACCATACCAGAAGCTCGCCTCCCCGAAATCCAAACCTTTCTCTTCTACTTCA
Protein-coding sequences here:
- the LOC121218574 gene encoding zinc finger CCCH domain-containing protein 29; the encoded protein is MCSGSKSEHKPSSFIMEGELQEPKAGSQSILLELAASDDLVAFKSEVEEKGLDFGEASFWYGRRIGLRKMGFEERTPLMIAAIFGSIEILKYIIGSGKIDVNRACGSDGVTALHCAVAGGADSSVEIVKLLLDASADVNCVDANGNKPVDLIVPGLKSSSNYRRKVIELLLNGDDVLYGEEESDKTTMPQLPKEGSEKREYPMDVSLPDINNRIYGTDDFRMYTFKVKPCSRAYSHDWTECPFVHPGENARRRDPRKYPYSCVPCPEFRRGACPKGDACEYAHGVFESWLHPAQYRTRPCKDETGCARKVCFFAHKPEELRPVYASTGSAMPSPRSAAMNAVDMTTLSPLALGSSSLPMPTTSTPPMSPLATSSSPKTGGLWQNNFNLTPPALQLPGSRLKTTFSARDFDLEMELLELENQLQQQQLIDEISSLSSPSCWSKEYGRLGDLKPSNLDDAFGSLDPSLLSPLKGLSIKSGIQAQLQSPTGLQIRQNLNQLRSGYPTNLTSSPVRKPSAFGYDSSAAVAAAVMNSRSSAFAKRSQSFIDRGAVTNSAGLATSANPTTTMSSNNSDWSSPNGKLDWGIQGDELNKLRKSASFGFRNNHPAARATDMMASNMEEPDVSWVHSLVKDATPMGTATLPSWVEQMYIEQQEQMVA